A section of the Cervus canadensis isolate Bull #8, Minnesota chromosome 8, ASM1932006v1, whole genome shotgun sequence genome encodes:
- the COG2 gene encoding conserved oligomeric Golgi complex subunit 2 isoform X1, whose product MEKSRMNLPKGPDTLCFDKDEFMKEDFDVDHFVSDCRKRVQLEALRDDLELYYKLLKTAMVELINKDYADFVNLSTNLVGMDKALNQLSVPLGQLREEVLSLRSSVSEGIRAVDERMSKQEDIRKKKICVLRLIQVIRSVEKIEKILNSQHPKETSALEASSPLLTGQILERIATEFNQLQFHAVQSKGLPLLDKIRPRIAGITAMLQQSLEGLLLEGLQTSSVDIIRHCLRTYATIDKTRDAEALVGQVLVKPYVDEVILEQIVDSHLSDLQLMYDKLLEFVPHHCRLLREVTGGAISSEKGNIVPGYDFLVNSVWPEIIRGLEEKLPMLFNPGHPDAFHQKYTISMDFVRTFERQCGSQASVKRLRAHPAYHSFNNKWNLPVYFQIRFREIAGSLEAALTDVLEDAPAGSSYRLLASHRTWSSLQRCWSDKMFLPLLAHRLWRLTLQILARYSVFVKELLLRPISNESVKDIKKPLVTGSKDLSITQGNCEDQASGPSETKPIVTISSTQLVYVVTDLDRLQEQLPELLETIKPKLEVMGFKNFSSISAALEDSQLSLSACVPALSEKITQDLSESCFSHLKSALEVPRLYRRTNKEVPVTASSYVDSALKPLYQLQSRHKDKLKQATIQQWLEAALSESTHKYYETVSDVLNAVRKMEESLKRLKQARRATPASPAGLSGGGMSDDDKIRLQLALDVAYLGEQIEKMGLRTKDIRSFPALAELVAAAKDQAPADQP is encoded by the exons gAAGACTTTGATGTCGATCACTTTGTATCTGACTGTCGGAAGCGAGTCCAGCTGGAAGCACTCAGAGATGACCTGGAGCTCTACTATAAGCTGCTTAAAACAGCCATGGTTGAGCTCATCAACAAGGACTACGCAGACTTTGTCAACTTGTCAACAAACCTG GTTGGTATGGACAAGGCCCTCAATCAGCTTTCTGTGCCTTTGGGACAGTTACGAGAAGAGGTTCTG agtCTTCGGTCATCTGTCAGTGAAGGAATTCGGGCAGTAGATGAACGAATGTCTAAACAAGAggacattaggaaaaaaaag atatgTGTGTTGCGGCTTATACAGGTTATTCGATCGgttgagaaaattgaaaaaatcTTAAATTCTCAACATCCTAAAGAAACATCTGCACTAGAAGCAAGCAG CCCGCTTTTGACTGGACAAATTTTGGAGAGAATTGCCACAGAATTTAATCAGTTACAGTTTCATGCTGTTCAAAGCAAAGGCTTGCCTCTTTTGGACAAAATAAGACCA CGTATAGCTGGTATTACAGCCATGTTACAACAGTCACTGGAAGGCCTCCTGTTAGAAGGTCTTCAGACTTCCAGTGTCGATATTATTCGGCACTGCTTACGGACTTACGCCACAATTGACAAGACACGGGATGCAGAGGCGTTAGTTGGTCAAGTCCTCGTGAAACCCTACGTAGATGAG GTGATTCTAGAGCAGATTGTTGATAGTCATCTGAGTGATCTCCAGCTCATGTATGATAAACTCCTGGAGTTCGTTCCCCATCACTGCCGCCTTCTTCGAGAGGTCACAGGAGGAGCCATCTCAAG TGAAAAGGGCAATATTGTTCCCGGCTATGATTTTTTGGTGAATTCTGTCTGGCCAGAAATAATACGAGGATTAGAAGAAAAGTTACCCATGCTTTTTAATCCTGGGCATCCTGATGCATTTCACCAG aaatataccaTAAGTATGGATTTTGTAAGAACATTTGAACGGCAATGTGGATCACAGGCCAGTGTAAAAAGATTACGAGCACATCCTGCCTATCACAGCTTCAATAATAAGTGGAACTTGcctgtttattttcaaataag ATTTAGAGAAATAGCTGGATCCTTAGAAGCAGCACTTACAGATGTCCTGGAAGATGCACCAG CTGGGAGCTCGTATCGCCTTTTGGCTTCTCACAGGACGTGGAGCAGCCTTCAGAGGTGCTGGTCTGACAAGATGTTCTTGCCGCTGCTGGCGCATCGTCTGTGGAGACTGACGCTGCAGATTCTGGCGCGGTACTCCGTATTTGTCAAGGAG CTTTTACTCAGGCCCATCTCTAATGAAAGTGTTAAGGATATTAAAAAACCTTTGGTAACTGGCAGCAAAGATCTTTCTATAACCCAAGGAAATTGCGAAGACCAAGCAAGTGGCCCTTCTGAAACAAAGCCCATCGTCACCATTTCCAGCACTCAACTTGTCTATGTGGTCACAGACCTGGACAGGCTTCAGGAGCAG CTTCCAGAACTCTTAGAAACAATCAAGCCAAAACTTGAAGTGATGggctttaagaatttttcttccATCTCAG CAGCCCTGGAGGACTCCCAGCTGTCTTTGTCTGCCTGTGTACCCGCCTTGAGTGAGAAAATCACCCAGGACTTAAGTGAGTCTTGCTTTAGTCACCTGAAAAGTGCCCTGGAGGTTCCCAGGCTGTACCGAAGAACCAATAAG GAGGTGCCAGTGACAGCCTCCTCTTACGTGGACAGCGCTCTGAAGCCATTGTACCAGCTTCAGAGCAGGCACAAGGACAAGCTCAAGCAAGCCACGATTCAGCAATGGTTAGAAGCTGCTCTCTCTGAGAGCACACATAA GTACTATGAGACCGTGTCGGATGTCCTGAACGCTGTGAGGAAGATGGAGGAGAGCCTGAAGCGGCTCAAACAGGCCAGGAGAGCCACTCCCGCCAGCCCAGCTGGGCTCAGTGGCGGCGGCATGAGTGATGATGACAAGATCCGACTGCAGTTGGCCTTGGATGTTGCATATTTAGGAGAGCAG ATAGAAAAGATGGGCCTGCGAACAAAGGACATAAGAAGTTTTCCGGCTCTCGCAGAGCTCGTTGCTGCTGCCAAGGACCAGGCGCCTGCGGACCAGCCTTAA
- the COG2 gene encoding conserved oligomeric Golgi complex subunit 2 isoform X3 produces MEKSRMNLPKGPDTLCFDKDEFMKEDFDVDHFVSDCRKRVQLEALRDDLELYYKLLKTAMVELINKDYADFVNLSTNLSLRSSVSEGIRAVDERMSKQEDIRKKKICVLRLIQVIRSVEKIEKILNSQHPKETSALEASSPLLTGQILERIATEFNQLQFHAVQSKGLPLLDKIRPRIAGITAMLQQSLEGLLLEGLQTSSVDIIRHCLRTYATIDKTRDAEALVGQVLVKPYVDEVILEQIVDSHLSDLQLMYDKLLEFVPHHCRLLREVTGGAISSEKGNIVPGYDFLVNSVWPEIIRGLEEKLPMLFNPGHPDAFHQKYTISMDFVRTFERQCGSQASVKRLRAHPAYHSFNNKWNLPVYFQIRFREIAGSLEAALTDVLEDAPAGSSYRLLASHRTWSSLQRCWSDKMFLPLLAHRLWRLTLQILARYSVFVKELLLRPISNESVKDIKKPLVTGSKDLSITQGNCEDQASGPSETKPIVTISSTQLVYVVTDLDRLQEQLPELLETIKPKLEVMGFKNFSSISAALEDSQLSLSACVPALSEKITQDLSESCFSHLKSALEVPRLYRRTNKEVPVTASSYVDSALKPLYQLQSRHKDKLKQATIQQWLEAALSESTHKYYETVSDVLNAVRKMEESLKRLKQARRATPASPAGLSGGGMSDDDKIRLQLALDVAYLGEQIEKMGLRTKDIRSFPALAELVAAAKDQAPADQP; encoded by the exons gAAGACTTTGATGTCGATCACTTTGTATCTGACTGTCGGAAGCGAGTCCAGCTGGAAGCACTCAGAGATGACCTGGAGCTCTACTATAAGCTGCTTAAAACAGCCATGGTTGAGCTCATCAACAAGGACTACGCAGACTTTGTCAACTTGTCAACAAACCTG agtCTTCGGTCATCTGTCAGTGAAGGAATTCGGGCAGTAGATGAACGAATGTCTAAACAAGAggacattaggaaaaaaaag atatgTGTGTTGCGGCTTATACAGGTTATTCGATCGgttgagaaaattgaaaaaatcTTAAATTCTCAACATCCTAAAGAAACATCTGCACTAGAAGCAAGCAG CCCGCTTTTGACTGGACAAATTTTGGAGAGAATTGCCACAGAATTTAATCAGTTACAGTTTCATGCTGTTCAAAGCAAAGGCTTGCCTCTTTTGGACAAAATAAGACCA CGTATAGCTGGTATTACAGCCATGTTACAACAGTCACTGGAAGGCCTCCTGTTAGAAGGTCTTCAGACTTCCAGTGTCGATATTATTCGGCACTGCTTACGGACTTACGCCACAATTGACAAGACACGGGATGCAGAGGCGTTAGTTGGTCAAGTCCTCGTGAAACCCTACGTAGATGAG GTGATTCTAGAGCAGATTGTTGATAGTCATCTGAGTGATCTCCAGCTCATGTATGATAAACTCCTGGAGTTCGTTCCCCATCACTGCCGCCTTCTTCGAGAGGTCACAGGAGGAGCCATCTCAAG TGAAAAGGGCAATATTGTTCCCGGCTATGATTTTTTGGTGAATTCTGTCTGGCCAGAAATAATACGAGGATTAGAAGAAAAGTTACCCATGCTTTTTAATCCTGGGCATCCTGATGCATTTCACCAG aaatataccaTAAGTATGGATTTTGTAAGAACATTTGAACGGCAATGTGGATCACAGGCCAGTGTAAAAAGATTACGAGCACATCCTGCCTATCACAGCTTCAATAATAAGTGGAACTTGcctgtttattttcaaataag ATTTAGAGAAATAGCTGGATCCTTAGAAGCAGCACTTACAGATGTCCTGGAAGATGCACCAG CTGGGAGCTCGTATCGCCTTTTGGCTTCTCACAGGACGTGGAGCAGCCTTCAGAGGTGCTGGTCTGACAAGATGTTCTTGCCGCTGCTGGCGCATCGTCTGTGGAGACTGACGCTGCAGATTCTGGCGCGGTACTCCGTATTTGTCAAGGAG CTTTTACTCAGGCCCATCTCTAATGAAAGTGTTAAGGATATTAAAAAACCTTTGGTAACTGGCAGCAAAGATCTTTCTATAACCCAAGGAAATTGCGAAGACCAAGCAAGTGGCCCTTCTGAAACAAAGCCCATCGTCACCATTTCCAGCACTCAACTTGTCTATGTGGTCACAGACCTGGACAGGCTTCAGGAGCAG CTTCCAGAACTCTTAGAAACAATCAAGCCAAAACTTGAAGTGATGggctttaagaatttttcttccATCTCAG CAGCCCTGGAGGACTCCCAGCTGTCTTTGTCTGCCTGTGTACCCGCCTTGAGTGAGAAAATCACCCAGGACTTAAGTGAGTCTTGCTTTAGTCACCTGAAAAGTGCCCTGGAGGTTCCCAGGCTGTACCGAAGAACCAATAAG GAGGTGCCAGTGACAGCCTCCTCTTACGTGGACAGCGCTCTGAAGCCATTGTACCAGCTTCAGAGCAGGCACAAGGACAAGCTCAAGCAAGCCACGATTCAGCAATGGTTAGAAGCTGCTCTCTCTGAGAGCACACATAA GTACTATGAGACCGTGTCGGATGTCCTGAACGCTGTGAGGAAGATGGAGGAGAGCCTGAAGCGGCTCAAACAGGCCAGGAGAGCCACTCCCGCCAGCCCAGCTGGGCTCAGTGGCGGCGGCATGAGTGATGATGACAAGATCCGACTGCAGTTGGCCTTGGATGTTGCATATTTAGGAGAGCAG ATAGAAAAGATGGGCCTGCGAACAAAGGACATAAGAAGTTTTCCGGCTCTCGCAGAGCTCGTTGCTGCTGCCAAGGACCAGGCGCCTGCGGACCAGCCTTAA
- the COG2 gene encoding conserved oligomeric Golgi complex subunit 2 isoform X2, translating into MEKSRMNLPKGPDTLCFDKDEFMKEDFDVDHFVSDCRKRVQLEALRDDLELYYKLLKTAMVELINKDYADFVNLSTNLVGMDKALNQLSVPLGQLREEVLSLRSSVSEGIRAVDERMSKQEDIRKKKICVLRLIQVIRSVEKIEKILNSQHPKETSALEASSPLLTGQILERIATEFNQLQFHAVQSKGLPLLDKIRPRIAGITAMLQQSLEGLLLEGLQTSSVDIIRHCLRTYATIDKTRDAEALVGQVLVKPYVDEVILEQIVDSHLSDLQLMYDKLLEFVPHHCRLLREVTGGAISSEKGNIVPGYDFLVNSVWPEIIRGLEEKLPMLFNPGHPDAFHQKYTISMDFVRTFERQCGSQASVKRLRAHPAYHSFNNKWNLPVYFQIRFREIAGSLEAALTDVLEDAPAGSSYRLLASHRTWSSLQRCWSDKMFLPLLAHRLWRLTLQILARYSVFVKELLLRPISNESVKDIKKPLVTGSKDLSITQGNCEDQASGPSETKPIVTISSTQLVYVVTDLDRLQEQLPELLETIKPKLEVMGFKNFSSISALEDSQLSLSACVPALSEKITQDLSESCFSHLKSALEVPRLYRRTNKEVPVTASSYVDSALKPLYQLQSRHKDKLKQATIQQWLEAALSESTHKYYETVSDVLNAVRKMEESLKRLKQARRATPASPAGLSGGGMSDDDKIRLQLALDVAYLGEQIEKMGLRTKDIRSFPALAELVAAAKDQAPADQP; encoded by the exons gAAGACTTTGATGTCGATCACTTTGTATCTGACTGTCGGAAGCGAGTCCAGCTGGAAGCACTCAGAGATGACCTGGAGCTCTACTATAAGCTGCTTAAAACAGCCATGGTTGAGCTCATCAACAAGGACTACGCAGACTTTGTCAACTTGTCAACAAACCTG GTTGGTATGGACAAGGCCCTCAATCAGCTTTCTGTGCCTTTGGGACAGTTACGAGAAGAGGTTCTG agtCTTCGGTCATCTGTCAGTGAAGGAATTCGGGCAGTAGATGAACGAATGTCTAAACAAGAggacattaggaaaaaaaag atatgTGTGTTGCGGCTTATACAGGTTATTCGATCGgttgagaaaattgaaaaaatcTTAAATTCTCAACATCCTAAAGAAACATCTGCACTAGAAGCAAGCAG CCCGCTTTTGACTGGACAAATTTTGGAGAGAATTGCCACAGAATTTAATCAGTTACAGTTTCATGCTGTTCAAAGCAAAGGCTTGCCTCTTTTGGACAAAATAAGACCA CGTATAGCTGGTATTACAGCCATGTTACAACAGTCACTGGAAGGCCTCCTGTTAGAAGGTCTTCAGACTTCCAGTGTCGATATTATTCGGCACTGCTTACGGACTTACGCCACAATTGACAAGACACGGGATGCAGAGGCGTTAGTTGGTCAAGTCCTCGTGAAACCCTACGTAGATGAG GTGATTCTAGAGCAGATTGTTGATAGTCATCTGAGTGATCTCCAGCTCATGTATGATAAACTCCTGGAGTTCGTTCCCCATCACTGCCGCCTTCTTCGAGAGGTCACAGGAGGAGCCATCTCAAG TGAAAAGGGCAATATTGTTCCCGGCTATGATTTTTTGGTGAATTCTGTCTGGCCAGAAATAATACGAGGATTAGAAGAAAAGTTACCCATGCTTTTTAATCCTGGGCATCCTGATGCATTTCACCAG aaatataccaTAAGTATGGATTTTGTAAGAACATTTGAACGGCAATGTGGATCACAGGCCAGTGTAAAAAGATTACGAGCACATCCTGCCTATCACAGCTTCAATAATAAGTGGAACTTGcctgtttattttcaaataag ATTTAGAGAAATAGCTGGATCCTTAGAAGCAGCACTTACAGATGTCCTGGAAGATGCACCAG CTGGGAGCTCGTATCGCCTTTTGGCTTCTCACAGGACGTGGAGCAGCCTTCAGAGGTGCTGGTCTGACAAGATGTTCTTGCCGCTGCTGGCGCATCGTCTGTGGAGACTGACGCTGCAGATTCTGGCGCGGTACTCCGTATTTGTCAAGGAG CTTTTACTCAGGCCCATCTCTAATGAAAGTGTTAAGGATATTAAAAAACCTTTGGTAACTGGCAGCAAAGATCTTTCTATAACCCAAGGAAATTGCGAAGACCAAGCAAGTGGCCCTTCTGAAACAAAGCCCATCGTCACCATTTCCAGCACTCAACTTGTCTATGTGGTCACAGACCTGGACAGGCTTCAGGAGCAG CTTCCAGAACTCTTAGAAACAATCAAGCCAAAACTTGAAGTGATGggctttaagaatttttcttccATCTCAG CCCTGGAGGACTCCCAGCTGTCTTTGTCTGCCTGTGTACCCGCCTTGAGTGAGAAAATCACCCAGGACTTAAGTGAGTCTTGCTTTAGTCACCTGAAAAGTGCCCTGGAGGTTCCCAGGCTGTACCGAAGAACCAATAAG GAGGTGCCAGTGACAGCCTCCTCTTACGTGGACAGCGCTCTGAAGCCATTGTACCAGCTTCAGAGCAGGCACAAGGACAAGCTCAAGCAAGCCACGATTCAGCAATGGTTAGAAGCTGCTCTCTCTGAGAGCACACATAA GTACTATGAGACCGTGTCGGATGTCCTGAACGCTGTGAGGAAGATGGAGGAGAGCCTGAAGCGGCTCAAACAGGCCAGGAGAGCCACTCCCGCCAGCCCAGCTGGGCTCAGTGGCGGCGGCATGAGTGATGATGACAAGATCCGACTGCAGTTGGCCTTGGATGTTGCATATTTAGGAGAGCAG ATAGAAAAGATGGGCCTGCGAACAAAGGACATAAGAAGTTTTCCGGCTCTCGCAGAGCTCGTTGCTGCTGCCAAGGACCAGGCGCCTGCGGACCAGCCTTAA